A portion of the Ferrimonas lipolytica genome contains these proteins:
- a CDS encoding NAD(P)-dependent oxidoreductase, producing the protein MTTIGFIGLGLMGEAMSKNIVAKHDGDVLVFDYNQAQVAKLVEAGATAVESSAEIAKKADVIISMVPKSEHVQAVYADLLPHLRDGQITIDMSTIDPSVSEDLSVQVAATGAVMLDAPVVKSVPAAVAAELGIYVGGDKEAYGKIEHILAMMGSNQIHLGANGRGLVMKILHNNLVGGIQNAVNEMVTAGVHYGIDKEDFGLAASYGGASNFYMSGKLPAIAKEDYTTAFSLENMAKDVNIMNAMMAESGLKLPGADVVKAVYDKGLEQGIGGEDFCATYKVVNSNAKI; encoded by the coding sequence ATGACAACTATCGGTTTTATCGGTCTGGGCCTGATGGGCGAAGCCATGTCCAAAAATATCGTTGCTAAGCACGACGGCGACGTTTTGGTATTCGATTACAACCAAGCGCAGGTAGCGAAGCTAGTTGAAGCGGGCGCAACTGCGGTTGAGTCTAGCGCTGAAATTGCTAAGAAAGCAGACGTAATCATCTCAATGGTGCCTAAGTCTGAGCATGTTCAAGCGGTATACGCTGATCTGCTGCCACATCTGCGTGACGGCCAGATCACCATTGATATGTCTACTATCGACCCTTCAGTATCTGAAGACCTGTCTGTTCAAGTTGCTGCCACTGGCGCAGTGATGCTGGACGCACCGGTAGTTAAGTCTGTGCCTGCTGCTGTTGCAGCAGAGCTGGGTATCTACGTCGGTGGCGACAAAGAAGCTTACGGCAAGATTGAGCACATCCTTGCGATGATGGGCTCTAACCAGATCCACTTAGGCGCTAATGGCCGTGGTCTGGTAATGAAAATTCTGCACAACAACTTAGTTGGCGGCATCCAGAACGCGGTAAATGAAATGGTTACTGCTGGCGTTCACTACGGCATCGATAAAGAAGATTTCGGTTTGGCTGCTTCTTACGGCGGCGCTTCCAACTTCTACATGTCTGGCAAGCTGCCTGCCATCGCCAAAGAAGATTACACCACTGCATTCTCGCTGGAGAACATGGCTAAAGACGTAAACATCATGAACGCCATGATGGCCGAGTCTGGCCTGAAGCTACCTGGTGCTGATGTTGTTAAAGCTGTTTACGACAAAGGTCTAGAGCAGGGCATCGGCGGCGAAGATTTCTGTGCCACTTATAAAGTGGTTAACAGCAACGCAAAAATTTAA
- a CDS encoding SDR family NAD(P)-dependent oxidoreductase has protein sequence MKPRALVTGATDGIGRALAFELAQQGYNVDVLGRDASRGEAVLQQLQQLHPEGEHQLHLVELATISANNAFLARYTQQHQSLQLLVLNALPHGSKTNISDDGIESTFAVGCVSRYLFSEALEPLLQASDNSRVIHIADPSHLDNINYKLLEDGRTGVGKATFQAFAGCSLLAYHVNKFGHCNTPHEIYHPGATSTGQTKNQGLFNKLFSLMIKWQTPEQAAQTLLQHINEVKAVDAAGKIYKQGERQKASPNLLIGEPAYRGLLEWLEEKTQVTFSTK, from the coding sequence TCGATGTGCTTGGCCGCGATGCTAGTCGCGGTGAAGCGGTGCTCCAGCAGCTGCAGCAACTGCACCCAGAAGGCGAACATCAGTTACATCTAGTTGAACTGGCGACCATCAGTGCCAACAATGCATTTTTAGCTCGTTATACCCAGCAACATCAATCGTTACAGCTATTGGTCCTTAACGCCCTTCCCCACGGCAGCAAGACCAACATCAGTGACGATGGCATCGAATCTACCTTTGCGGTTGGCTGCGTCTCGCGCTACTTATTTAGCGAAGCACTAGAGCCGTTATTGCAGGCCAGTGACAACAGCCGCGTCATTCATATTGCAGACCCAAGCCATCTGGATAACATCAACTACAAACTGCTTGAAGACGGTCGTACCGGCGTTGGTAAGGCAACCTTCCAAGCGTTTGCTGGCTGCAGCTTATTGGCCTACCACGTCAATAAATTTGGCCATTGCAACACCCCGCATGAGATCTACCACCCCGGTGCAACCTCAACTGGGCAAACCAAGAATCAAGGTCTGTTCAATAAGCTATTCTCATTGATGATCAAGTGGCAAACCCCTGAACAAGCGGCACAGACGCTGCTACAACACATCAACGAGGTCAAAGCGGTTGATGCTGCCGGTAAGATCTATAAGCAAGGTGAACGCCAGAAAGCCAGTCCAAACCTGTTGATCGGCGAACCCGCCTACCGCGGTTTATTGGAGTGGCTGGAAGAGAAAACTCAGGTGACGTTTAGCACGAAGTAA
- a CDS encoding SDR family NAD(P)-dependent oxidoreductase, with translation MNYTDHVQYKSIEGKVAVISGGASGIGEELVRAYVSQGAKVAFLDFDKDAGQKLADELGCMFLFCDVTNTELLKNCFETVSAELGDVEILINNAGSDDHHTIDDISEEYFDNRIAINLRHQVFAIQSVIDGMAKKGSGSIINMGSINWMRGRPGRVCYSMSKAAIHGFTRTLAQELGERGIRVNSLVPGAIRTPKQDAMWAKLDPAAVNQFVELQALKFRLDGSHCARLALFLGSDESCGCTGQDFIVDAGLTLN, from the coding sequence ATGAACTACACCGACCACGTTCAATACAAATCCATCGAAGGCAAAGTAGCAGTTATCTCTGGCGGCGCTAGCGGTATCGGCGAAGAGCTGGTACGTGCATACGTATCTCAAGGCGCTAAAGTTGCATTCCTAGACTTCGACAAAGACGCAGGCCAGAAACTGGCTGACGAACTGGGCTGCATGTTCTTGTTCTGCGACGTGACCAACACTGAACTGCTGAAAAACTGTTTCGAGACCGTGTCTGCTGAGCTGGGCGACGTTGAAATCCTGATCAACAACGCGGGTTCTGACGATCACCACACCATCGACGATATCTCTGAAGAGTACTTCGATAACCGCATCGCAATTAACCTGCGTCACCAAGTATTTGCTATCCAGTCGGTAATCGATGGCATGGCGAAGAAAGGCAGTGGCTCTATCATCAACATGGGTTCCATCAACTGGATGCGTGGCCGTCCTGGTCGTGTTTGTTACTCCATGTCTAAAGCTGCTATCCACGGCTTTACCCGTACTCTGGCACAAGAGCTAGGCGAGCGCGGTATTCGCGTAAACAGCTTGGTTCCAGGTGCTATTCGCACTCCTAAGCAAGACGCAATGTGGGCCAAATTGGATCCAGCTGCGGTAAACCAATTTGTTGAACTGCAAGCTTTGAAATTCCGCCTAGACGGTTCTCATTGTGCACGTTTGGCACTGTTCTTGGGCTCTGACGAGTCTTGTGGTTGTACTGGTCAAGACTTCATCGTAGATGCTGGTCTTACTCTGAACTAA
- a CDS encoding HpcH/HpaI aldolase family protein: protein MNQFKHAIENGNTQLGTWMMTGSDTVAEAMSTIGFDFLVLDQEHVPVDSLDAVRIDRAIRNASTTTTPLYRLAWNDVVLIKRALDGGANSLMVPFINTAEEARAAVEAAYYPPLGKRGFAAVHRASMYGSKADFVREANEEIAFILQMETPEAIDNMEAIGAVEGVTGFFIGPGDMSAAMGHIGNPSHPEVQAKIAEGLAKAKAMNLPCGIVGGNPELANKYQEMGFSFVALGSDMSYLLARAKEQLAAIRGEELTVSGGEVY, encoded by the coding sequence ATGAACCAATTTAAACACGCCATCGAAAACGGTAACACCCAACTGGGTACCTGGATGATGACTGGCTCTGACACCGTTGCTGAAGCGATGTCTACCATCGGTTTCGACTTCTTGGTATTGGACCAAGAGCACGTACCAGTAGATTCACTAGACGCAGTTCGCATCGATCGTGCGATTCGCAACGCCAGCACCACGACTACTCCACTGTACCGCTTGGCTTGGAATGACGTAGTACTGATCAAGCGTGCCTTAGACGGCGGCGCTAACTCGTTGATGGTTCCTTTTATCAACACCGCAGAAGAAGCTCGTGCTGCGGTAGAAGCCGCTTACTACCCGCCACTAGGCAAGCGTGGTTTCGCAGCTGTACACCGTGCGTCTATGTACGGTTCAAAAGCCGATTTTGTTCGTGAAGCGAACGAAGAGATTGCCTTCATCCTGCAAATGGAAACCCCTGAAGCAATTGACAACATGGAAGCCATTGGCGCAGTAGAAGGCGTAACTGGTTTCTTTATCGGCCCCGGCGACATGTCTGCGGCTATGGGTCACATCGGTAACCCAAGCCACCCAGAAGTTCAGGCCAAGATTGCCGAAGGTCTGGCGAAAGCCAAGGCGATGAACCTGCCTTGCGGCATTGTTGGCGGCAACCCTGAGCTGGCTAACAAATACCAAGAGATGGGCTTCTCGTTCGTAGCACTGGGCTCTGACATGAGCTACTTGCTGGCTCGTGCTAAAGAGCAGCTGGCTGCTATCCGTGGCGAAGAGCTAACCGTATCCGGCGGCGAGGTTTACTAA
- the araD gene encoding L-arabinonate dehydratase, giving the protein MFNTQNLKKLDISELRSQRWYAPDTIRAFAHRQRTQQAGLNREEFMGKPVIGIINTWSELSPCHSHLRERAEAVKRAVWAAGGYPVELPALSVGEVLVKPTTMLYRNFLAMETEELLRQHPIDGAVLLGGCDKSTPAMLMGAVSMDIPMLFCPAGPMSSGKWRGQTVGAGTHTKKYWDQLRLGAITQHDWIELEGSMTRSIGTCNTMGTASTMTSIADAIGFMLPGASSIPAADSRHVQMAAKCGETIVDMVWHDHKPSKWLKRENFINGIVAYMAVGGSTNAAIHMIAMANRAKIKITLDDMEAIARKVPVLANLFPSGDQLMEEFFFAGGLMAQMKKLEQFLHKDVVGVTNTTLGSWIENAHCYDDNVIRDLDNPVVPLSQGCALSVLKGNLCPNGAVMKSSAAKPELRKHKGKAVVFDDHQSLSDNIDSPELDITKDSVLILRNAGPVGAPGMPEWGNLPIPKKLLQQGVNDMVRITDARMSGTHYGTCILHVAPESAVGGPLALVKTGDIIELDIEAGSLNMLVSDEELADRREHLKPTHRTFDRSYAALYQQHVTQADEGCDFDFLQAGSDVPEPPIH; this is encoded by the coding sequence ATGTTTAATACTCAAAATCTTAAGAAACTAGATATCTCTGAGTTGCGTAGCCAGCGTTGGTATGCGCCGGACACCATCCGAGCTTTTGCACATCGCCAGCGCACTCAACAAGCAGGCCTGAACCGCGAAGAGTTTATGGGTAAGCCGGTAATCGGCATTATCAATACTTGGTCGGAGCTAAGCCCTTGTCACTCACATTTACGTGAGCGTGCTGAAGCGGTTAAACGCGCAGTATGGGCAGCTGGTGGTTACCCTGTAGAGCTACCAGCTTTGTCAGTAGGCGAAGTATTGGTTAAGCCTACTACTATGCTGTACCGCAACTTCCTAGCGATGGAAACTGAAGAGTTGCTACGTCAGCACCCAATCGATGGCGCAGTTTTGCTTGGTGGCTGTGACAAATCTACCCCAGCTATGCTGATGGGGGCGGTATCTATGGATATCCCAATGTTGTTCTGTCCAGCTGGACCAATGTCTTCTGGCAAATGGCGCGGCCAAACTGTTGGCGCTGGTACTCACACTAAGAAGTACTGGGATCAACTACGTCTAGGCGCTATTACTCAGCACGATTGGATTGAGCTAGAAGGTTCTATGACTCGCTCAATCGGTACCTGCAACACCATGGGTACTGCTTCTACCATGACCTCTATCGCTGATGCGATTGGCTTCATGCTGCCAGGTGCTTCTTCTATCCCTGCCGCCGATTCTCGCCACGTACAGATGGCCGCGAAGTGTGGCGAAACCATTGTTGATATGGTGTGGCACGACCACAAGCCGTCGAAGTGGTTGAAGCGTGAAAACTTCATAAACGGCATCGTGGCTTACATGGCTGTTGGTGGTTCTACCAACGCTGCTATCCACATGATTGCTATGGCTAACCGCGCCAAGATCAAGATTACTCTTGATGATATGGAAGCGATTGCTCGCAAGGTACCAGTACTGGCTAACCTGTTCCCATCTGGCGACCAGCTGATGGAAGAGTTCTTCTTCGCTGGCGGCTTGATGGCACAGATGAAGAAACTGGAGCAGTTCCTGCACAAAGATGTGGTTGGCGTAACCAACACTACTTTGGGCAGCTGGATTGAAAACGCTCATTGCTACGATGACAACGTCATCCGTGACCTCGACAACCCAGTAGTACCACTATCTCAGGGCTGTGCTCTGTCTGTACTGAAAGGCAACCTGTGTCCAAATGGCGCGGTAATGAAGTCCTCCGCTGCTAAGCCTGAGCTGCGCAAGCACAAAGGTAAAGCGGTTGTATTTGATGACCATCAGTCACTGTCTGACAACATCGACAGTCCAGAGTTGGACATCACCAAAGACTCAGTACTTATTCTGCGTAACGCAGGTCCAGTTGGCGCACCAGGCATGCCAGAGTGGGGCAACTTACCAATTCCTAAGAAACTGCTGCAGCAGGGTGTGAACGACATGGTTCGTATCACCGATGCACGTATGTCAGGTACTCACTACGGTACTTGTATCCTGCACGTTGCCCCTGAGTCTGCGGTTGGTGGTCCATTGGCGCTGGTTAAGACTGGCGACATCATCGAACTGGATATCGAAGCGGGTTCTTTGAACATGTTGGTATCTGACGAAGAGCTGGCCGATCGTCGTGAGCATCTGAAGCCAACCCATCGTACCTTCGACCGCTCATACGCTGCCCTTTACCAGCAGCACGTTACCCAAGCTGACGAAGGTTGTGATTTCGACTTCCTGCAAGCTGGTAGCGATGTTCCTGAGCCACCAATTCACTAA
- a CDS encoding sulfite exporter TauE/SafE family protein, with product MEFFELFTPDGVALETSTILTVVALMFMYTFVGICAGFGGGLTTMPLVTLLLPVKMAAPMSVMVGTATALYATWLSRKDTDWKSAAVLIGFSVLGVPVGIYALSYLPDAMMKAFLGTFLIVYSFYSLFIPRLPVYDKGWIAAPMGVIAGALGAAFSTNGPPVVIYGMLRNLAPAAFRGTLNAFFTANNLTVIGGLAGAGILTISTVKLVILCIPTMIAGSLVGQWVHKRIPTPIFRKMVFMLLIGSGAMLIKGYLDVPAWTCLVPAFGGVAILQLIFGKKVAAIRAEEDARQAAIAAAEAAEAK from the coding sequence ATGGAATTTTTCGAGTTATTTACGCCTGACGGCGTCGCGTTAGAAACCAGCACCATCCTTACGGTTGTTGCGTTGATGTTTATGTACACCTTCGTTGGTATCTGTGCTGGTTTTGGTGGTGGTTTAACTACCATGCCACTAGTTACCCTGTTGCTGCCAGTTAAGATGGCAGCACCTATGTCGGTAATGGTAGGTACCGCTACTGCCTTGTACGCCACTTGGTTGTCCCGTAAAGACACTGACTGGAAGTCTGCAGCAGTCCTGATCGGTTTCTCCGTTCTGGGTGTGCCAGTGGGTATCTACGCTCTGTCTTACTTGCCAGATGCAATGATGAAAGCTTTCTTAGGTACCTTCCTGATTGTTTACTCTTTCTACAGCTTGTTTATTCCTCGTTTACCGGTATACGACAAGGGTTGGATTGCAGCACCTATGGGTGTGATCGCTGGTGCACTGGGTGCAGCATTCTCTACCAATGGTCCACCAGTTGTTATCTACGGTATGTTGCGTAACCTAGCTCCTGCGGCTTTCCGTGGTACTTTGAACGCCTTCTTTACTGCGAACAACTTGACTGTAATTGGCGGCTTGGCCGGTGCAGGTATTCTGACCATCTCTACTGTTAAGTTAGTTATCCTGTGTATCCCTACTATGATTGCTGGTTCTCTAGTAGGTCAGTGGGTTCACAAGCGTATTCCTACTCCGATCTTCCGCAAGATGGTATTCATGCTGTTGATTGGTTCTGGTGCAATGCTGATTAAAGGCTACTTGGACGTTCCTGCTTGGACCTGTCTGGTACCTGCCTTCGGTGGCGTAGCGATTCTGCAACTGATTTTCGGTAAGAAAGTTGCTGCTATCCGCGCAGAAGAAGACGCTCGTCAAGCGGCGATTGCTGCTGCCGAAGCTGCTGAAGCTAAATAA
- a CDS encoding SMP-30/gluconolactonase/LRE family protein, which yields MNKPEVLFDYIGHLPECPTWDSAQQKLLWTDIIEQEIHSLDPATGEHSVLNFDEEVGCFGLRDKGGFILAMRTGIFLADANGKIESRVCENPNNPLVARFNDGGVDQDGRFFAGTYWGPRSFNGAMLMRIDADLTPKVVQCDILGANGLAFSADKQWMYNTDTPNHVMYRTPIDADGELGMREVFKRFPQGNGRPDGGAMDVEGCYWTALFDGHRIARISPTGEVLEEYQLPVRCPTMVCFGGDDMKTLYITTTRENMDEAELAEKPLSGSIFTMRTDVAGMVKPTFKENK from the coding sequence GTGAATAAGCCTGAAGTTCTGTTTGACTACATCGGCCATCTGCCAGAGTGCCCAACTTGGGACTCGGCGCAGCAAAAGCTGTTGTGGACCGACATCATTGAACAAGAGATCCACTCGTTGGATCCTGCTACCGGCGAGCACTCAGTGCTTAACTTCGATGAAGAAGTAGGTTGCTTTGGTTTGCGTGATAAGGGTGGTTTCATCCTAGCTATGCGTACTGGCATCTTCTTAGCTGATGCCAACGGCAAGATTGAATCTCGCGTATGTGAAAACCCGAACAACCCACTGGTCGCTCGCTTTAACGACGGCGGAGTTGATCAAGACGGTCGCTTCTTTGCTGGTACCTACTGGGGCCCACGCAGCTTCAATGGTGCCATGCTGATGCGTATCGATGCTGACCTGACTCCGAAAGTAGTGCAGTGCGACATCCTTGGTGCTAATGGCTTAGCGTTTAGCGCTGACAAACAGTGGATGTACAACACTGATACCCCAAATCACGTGATGTACCGCACCCCAATTGACGCCGATGGTGAGCTGGGTATGCGTGAAGTGTTTAAACGCTTCCCACAAGGCAATGGTCGTCCAGATGGCGGCGCAATGGATGTTGAAGGTTGCTACTGGACTGCATTGTTCGATGGCCACCGCATCGCTCGTATCTCCCCGACTGGCGAAGTATTGGAAGAGTATCAACTGCCAGTACGTTGCCCAACGATGGTGTGCTTTGGCGGCGACGATATGAAGACGCTGTACATCACTACCACTCGCGAAAACATGGATGAAGCCGAACTGGCAGAGAAGCCACTTTCTGGCTCAATCTTTACCATGCGCACAGACGTTGCCGGCATGGTTAAACCAACCTTCAAAGAGAACAAATAA
- a CDS encoding aldose 1-epimerase, whose amino-acid sequence MLKLVTKTLGDLTLKVAPELGGAIAALQYRDVDILRPLPALENVIVNQSGSFPLIPFSNRIANGIFEFEGEQFELLKNFGEHPHTIHGNAWHQPWIISEEASNGVVLKCLHQAEGDAYHSWPWPYQATQVFELKDNELHVTLSYFNLAERNVPVGLGFHPYFANAKDALVRFAAKKVLLNDANTLPCAVEDVPAKWDYSELRAPVAGSVDNCFAGWDGHSEVRWPDAKVKAEVISPDAKNAVFFMPPAEKNFVAIEPVTNVNNAINDLTCGSNDQAMKLVGPGQSVSVTMIIKVSDCE is encoded by the coding sequence ATGCTTAAGCTCGTCACTAAAACTCTCGGGGACCTAACCCTAAAAGTTGCCCCTGAACTGGGCGGCGCTATTGCAGCGTTGCAATACCGCGACGTAGACATTTTGCGTCCATTGCCTGCGCTTGAGAATGTGATTGTTAACCAATCTGGCAGCTTCCCGCTGATCCCGTTCTCGAACCGCATCGCTAACGGCATCTTTGAGTTTGAAGGCGAGCAATTTGAGCTGTTAAAAAACTTTGGTGAGCACCCGCACACCATCCACGGTAATGCATGGCATCAACCGTGGATCATCAGCGAAGAGGCCAGTAACGGTGTAGTCCTCAAGTGTCTCCACCAAGCAGAAGGCGATGCCTATCACAGCTGGCCTTGGCCATACCAAGCTACTCAGGTGTTTGAGCTTAAAGATAATGAGCTGCACGTGACTCTGAGCTACTTCAATCTAGCCGAGCGCAATGTGCCGGTAGGTCTAGGCTTCCATCCGTACTTTGCTAACGCCAAAGACGCGTTAGTGCGCTTTGCTGCTAAAAAGGTACTGCTCAACGATGCCAACACCCTGCCTTGTGCGGTTGAAGATGTACCAGCTAAGTGGGACTACAGCGAATTGCGTGCCCCTGTTGCCGGTTCGGTAGACAACTGCTTTGCCGGTTGGGATGGCCACTCCGAGGTGCGCTGGCCTGACGCCAAGGTGAAGGCTGAGGTTATCTCTCCTGATGCGAAAAATGCGGTGTTCTTCATGCCGCCTGCGGAGAAAAACTTCGTGGCGATTGAACCCGTTACCAACGTAAATAACGCTATTAACGATCTGACGTGTGGTAGTAACGACCAAGCGATGAAGCTGGTTGGCCCAGGTCAGTCTGTATCCGTCACTATGATCATTAAGGTATCCGATTGTGAATAA